In one Sporomusa sphaeroides DSM 2875 genomic region, the following are encoded:
- a CDS encoding LysR family transcriptional regulator, protein MDLLRLTYFIEVAEQLSFTKAAKVLHVSQPSISKMVRSLEDELGVTLIDRSARRIKLTDAGQTLYERGRRILESLKTVASDLDDLTKGQKGRIRIGIPPMVETSFFAIAIGEFKKNYPNIIIDLVEVGSKAVEDMAEDGEIDIGVVVLPVRNKTDFSMFAFIRDPIWLIVHPEHRLAGQELVHIADLEDEPIVMFRKDFALHDHIVEKCREHGFMPKVLCESSQWDFMVEIVAAKLGVALLPKVVCDKLGAGVVTALPIAEEISPWHLAVMWKKDTYLSFAAREWLRYAARLFDAEAELRKAGL, encoded by the coding sequence GTGGATCTTCTTCGCTTAACTTACTTTATAGAGGTGGCAGAGCAGCTGAGTTTTACTAAAGCCGCCAAAGTACTTCATGTTTCCCAGCCTTCAATCAGCAAGATGGTGCGTAGCTTAGAGGATGAGCTTGGGGTTACGCTTATTGACCGTTCGGCTCGCCGGATTAAACTGACAGATGCCGGGCAGACCCTTTATGAACGTGGTCGCAGGATCCTTGAATCACTTAAAACGGTAGCTTCCGATTTGGATGATTTAACAAAAGGGCAAAAAGGCCGCATCCGTATCGGTATTCCGCCTATGGTTGAGACTAGCTTTTTTGCCATCGCCATTGGGGAATTCAAGAAAAACTATCCAAACATTATCATTGATCTGGTTGAGGTTGGTTCAAAAGCTGTAGAAGATATGGCAGAAGATGGGGAAATTGATATAGGTGTTGTTGTTCTGCCTGTAAGAAACAAAACTGATTTTTCTATGTTTGCCTTTATCAGAGATCCCATATGGCTTATTGTCCATCCGGAGCATCGCCTGGCCGGGCAGGAGCTTGTGCATATTGCCGATCTTGAGGATGAGCCAATAGTCATGTTCCGGAAGGATTTTGCACTGCATGACCATATTGTGGAGAAATGCCGTGAGCACGGATTTATGCCTAAAGTCTTATGTGAAAGCTCGCAATGGGATTTTATGGTAGAGATAGTGGCCGCTAAACTGGGGGTTGCTTTGCTGCCAAAGGTGGTTTGCGACAAACTGGGGGCAGGTGTTGTTACCGCGTTGCCTATTGCCGAGGAAATCAGTCCCTGGCATTTGGCAGTTATGTGGAAAAAGGATACATACTTGTCTTTTGCTGCCCGGGAATGGCTACGATATGCCGCCCGCTTATTTGATGCGGAAGCTGAATTAAGAAAAGCCGGACTATAG